CCTTCGCAGCGCGTGCCGATCTCGAGCTGGGACTACACCCGGCCCGATGCCATGACGCACGCCTATGAACTGGGCCGCCGCGACGGGGAAACTTTCCTGCGCGAGTGGCCGTCGATCCTGAATACCGAACTGCGGCCCGCTGCCTAGTTTCCGTGTTGCCGGCGCTGGCCTGATGATTGTCGATGCGGCCCGCGTGCCGCGACAGGAGGCATGGATGACCAAACGCCAGACACCGATTTCCACCGCGCCAGGGGCCAGCGCGCCGCGGCGCGCCCGCGAAGTCAGCGCGGCGCCGCCGGTGCAGCAGGTGCCGCGCGCGCGCAGCGGCCGCGGCCGTCGCAACGGTCGCAACGACAGGGCGCGCGAGGCCGACCTGGTGGTGATCGGCGGCGGCTCGGCCGGCGTGGCGTGCGCGCGGCGCGCGGCGGCGCATGGCGCGCGCGTGATCCTGGTCGAGCGCGACGCCATCGGCGGCACCTGCGTCAACCGCGGCTGCGTGCCCAAGAAAATGCTGTCCTACGGCGCCTCGTGGTCGGCCATCCTGTCGGGCTGCCTGTCGCACACCGGCGGACACGAGGACTGGCGCGATGCCATCGTGCGCGTCAACGCCGAGGTCGCGCGGCTGAACGTGGGCTACACGCAGCGCCTGACCGATTCCGGCGTCGAAGTCCTGCGCGGCGAGGCACGGCTCACGGGCGCGGAGGAAGTCTGCGTCGGCGACCAGGTGATCCATGCGCGCCGCATCCTGATCGCCACCGGCGCGCGGCCGCGTACGCTCGACGTGCCGGGCGGCGACCTGGCCGCAAGCTCCGACGACGTCTTCACCTGGCAGAGCCTGCCCGCGTCCGTGGCCGTCATCGGCGGCGGCTATATCGGCGTGGAACAGGCCTCGATCCTGTCGCGCTACGGCGTCAAGGTCGACCTGATCGTCGCCGGCGAGCGGCTGCTGCCGCATTTCGACCACGACATCGCAGCGGCGCTGGCCGACGCGCTCACCGCGCGCGGCGTGCGGCTGCACCTGAATGCGCGCGTGCACCTGCTCAGCCAGGCCAACGGCGCTGTCGAGGTCTG
The window above is part of the Cupriavidus taiwanensis LMG 19424 genome. Proteins encoded here:
- a CDS encoding dihydrolipoyl dehydrogenase family protein, which produces MTKRQTPISTAPGASAPRRAREVSAAPPVQQVPRARSGRGRRNGRNDRAREADLVVIGGGSAGVACARRAAAHGARVILVERDAIGGTCVNRGCVPKKMLSYGASWSAILSGCLSHTGGHEDWRDAIVRVNAEVARLNVGYTQRLTDSGVEVLRGEARLTGAEEVCVGDQVIHARRILIATGARPRTLDVPGGDLAASSDDVFTWQSLPASVAVIGGGYIGVEQASILSRYGVKVDLIVAGERLLPHFDHDIAAALADALTARGVRLHLNARVHLLSQANGAVEVCYQPTNDPSRAGQTESVRAQAALAAIGRVSNVQGLGLEALGVAFGERCGIRVDRQFRSSVRSVYALGDAIDGLHLTPVATAQGRWLADRLFGRRGDRADFDFVPTAVFCEPAIGAVGLTEAQAIEAAGKPERIRTVVKRFVSLEHRFAGTPHQSVFKLVLNARSGRVLGVHLMDNAAPEIVQALAVALRLGVREAHLQTTVQVHPTVAEELFG